A genomic region of Ochotona princeps isolate mOchPri1 chromosome 17, mOchPri1.hap1, whole genome shotgun sequence contains the following coding sequences:
- the SLC6A4 gene encoding sodium-dependent serotonin transporter isoform X2 has product METTPLNSQTACPAGQDREDCREDAVLHKGVPADKAESSHMSNGYSGVPSPGAGDDTGRAILAANTTLVAEAQGERETWSKKVDFLLSVVGYAVDLGNVWRFPYICYQNGGGAFLIPYTIMAIFGGIPLFYMELALGQYHQNGCISIWRKICPIFKGIGFAICIIAFYIASYYNTIMAWALYYLISSFTDQLPWTSCQNTWNTGNCTNYFSEDNVTWTLHSTSPAEEFYTRHILQIHRSKGLQALGGISWQLALCILLIFTVIYFSIWKGVKSSGKVVWVTATFPYIILSILLVRGATLPGAWRGVLFYLKPNWQKLLETGVWVDAAAQIFFSLGPGFGVLLAFASYNKFNNNCYQDALVTSVVNCGTSFVSGFVIFTVLGYMAEMRNEEVSEVAKDAGPSLLFITYAEAIANMPASTFFAIIFFLMLITLGLDSTGGAYVVKLLEEYATGPAVLTVALIEVVAVSWFYGISQFCSDVKEMLGFSPGWFWRICWVAISPVFLLFIIGSFLMSPPQLRLFQYNYPHWSIILGYCIGTSSIICIPMYIIYRLIVTPGTFKERIIKSITPETPTEIPCGDIRLNAM; this is encoded by the exons ATGGAGACCACACCCCTGAATTCCCAGACGGCGTGCCCGGCGGGCCAAGACAGAGAGGACTGTCGAGAAGATGCCGTGCTCCACAAGGGCGTGCCTGCAGACAAAGCAGAGTCAAGCCACATGTCCAATGGGTACTCAGGGGTTCCCAGCCCCGGGGCAGGAGATGACACCGGGCGTGCCATCTTGGCTgccaacaccaccctggtggctgAGGCTCAAGGAGaacgggagacctggagcaagaaGGTGGATTTTCTCCTCTCGGTCGTTGGTTATGCCGTGGACCTGGGCAATGTGTGGCGCTTTCCCTACATATGTTACCAGAATGGAGGAG GTGCATTCCTCATCCCCTACACCATCATGGCCATTTTTGGGGGGATCCCACTGTTCTACATGGAGCTTGCGCTGGGCCAGTACCACCAGAATGGATGCATTTCCATATGGAGGAAAATCTGCCCAATTTTCAAAG ggaTTGGGTTTGCCATCTGCATCATTGCCTTTTACATCGCCTCCTACTACAACACCATCATGGCCTGGGCACTCTACTACCTCATCTCCTCCTTCACGGACCAGCTGCCCTGGACTAGCTGCCAGAACACCTGGAACACTGGCAACTGCACCAACTACTTCTCTGAGGACAATGTCACGTGGACACTCCACTCCACGTCCCCAGCCGAGGAGTTCTACAC GCGCCACATCCTGCAGATCCACCGGTCAAAGGGCCTCCAGGCCCTGGGCGGCATCAGCTGGCAGCTGGCTCTCTGCATCCTGCTCATCTTCACCGTGATTTACTTCAGCATCTGGAAAGGTGTCAAAAGCTCGGGCAAG GTGGTGTGGGTGACAGCCACGTTCCCATACATCATCCTGTCCATCCTATTGGTGAGGGGCGCCACtctcccaggagcctggagaggtGTTCTCTTCTACCTGAAGCccaactggcagaagctcctggagaCGGGg gtaTGGGTGGATGCCGCTGctcagatcttcttctctctcggCCCAGGCTTTGGGGTCCTGTTGGCTTTTGCAAGCTAcaacaaattcaacaacaactGCTATCA AGATGCCCTGGTTACCAGCGTGGTGAACTGCGGGACAAGTTTCGTGTCAGGATTCGTCATCTTCACGGTGCTGGGGTACATGGCAGAGATGAGGAATGAAGAGGTGTCTGAGGTGGCCAAAGATGCAG GCCCCAGTCTCCTCTTCATCACATACGCAGAAGCCATCGCCAACATGCCAGCATCTACTTTCTTCGCCATCatcttcttcctgatgttgatcaCTCTGGGCCTGGACAGCACG GGAGGGGCCTACGTGGTGAAGCTGCTGGAGGAGTACGCCACAGGGCCCGCGGTGCTCACCGTCGCACTCATCGAAGTAGTTGCTGTGTCCTGGTTCTACG GCATCAGTCAGTTCTGCAGTGacgtgaaggagatgctgggCTTCAGCCCCGGATGGTTCTGGAGAATCTGCTGGGTCGCCATCAGCCCTGTCTTTCTCTTG TTTATCATCGGCAGTTTTTTGATGAGTCCACCACAGCTACGACTTTTCCAGTATAATTATCCCCACTGGAGTATCATCCTGGGTTACTGCATAGGAACTTCATCTATCATCTGCATCCCCATGTATATCATTTACCGGCTGATTGTCACTCCAGGGACGTTTAAAGAG CGCATCATCAAAAGTATCACTCCAGAAACACCAACAGAAATTCCCTGTGGAGACATCCGCTTGAACGCCATGTAG
- the SLC6A4 gene encoding sodium-dependent serotonin transporter isoform X1: METTPLNSQTACPAGQDREDCREDAVLHKGVPADKAESSHMSNGYSGVPSPGAGDDTGRAILAANTTLVAEAQGERETWSKKVDFLLSVVGYAVDLGNVWRFPYICYQNGGGAFLIPYTIMAIFGGIPLFYMELALGQYHQNGCISIWRKICPIFKGIGFAICIIAFYIASYYNTIMAWALYYLISSFTDQLPWTSCQNTWNTGNCTNYFSEDNVTWTLHSTSPAEEFYTRHILQIHRSKGLQALGGISWQLALCILLIFTVIYFSIWKGVKSSGKVVWVTATFPYIILSILLVRGATLPGAWRGVLFYLKPNWQKLLETGVWVDAAAQIFFSLGPGFGVLLAFASYNKFNNNCYQDALVTSVVNCGTSFVSGFVIFTVLGYMAEMRNEEVSEVAKDAGPSLLFITYAEAIANMPASTFFAIIFFLMLITLGLDSTFAGLEGVITAVLDEFPHIWAKRREWFVLLVVVVCFFGSLMTLTFGGAYVVKLLEEYATGPAVLTVALIEVVAVSWFYGISQFCSDVKEMLGFSPGWFWRICWVAISPVFLLFIIGSFLMSPPQLRLFQYNYPHWSIILGYCIGTSSIICIPMYIIYRLIVTPGTFKERIIKSITPETPTEIPCGDIRLNAM, encoded by the exons ATGGAGACCACACCCCTGAATTCCCAGACGGCGTGCCCGGCGGGCCAAGACAGAGAGGACTGTCGAGAAGATGCCGTGCTCCACAAGGGCGTGCCTGCAGACAAAGCAGAGTCAAGCCACATGTCCAATGGGTACTCAGGGGTTCCCAGCCCCGGGGCAGGAGATGACACCGGGCGTGCCATCTTGGCTgccaacaccaccctggtggctgAGGCTCAAGGAGaacgggagacctggagcaagaaGGTGGATTTTCTCCTCTCGGTCGTTGGTTATGCCGTGGACCTGGGCAATGTGTGGCGCTTTCCCTACATATGTTACCAGAATGGAGGAG GTGCATTCCTCATCCCCTACACCATCATGGCCATTTTTGGGGGGATCCCACTGTTCTACATGGAGCTTGCGCTGGGCCAGTACCACCAGAATGGATGCATTTCCATATGGAGGAAAATCTGCCCAATTTTCAAAG ggaTTGGGTTTGCCATCTGCATCATTGCCTTTTACATCGCCTCCTACTACAACACCATCATGGCCTGGGCACTCTACTACCTCATCTCCTCCTTCACGGACCAGCTGCCCTGGACTAGCTGCCAGAACACCTGGAACACTGGCAACTGCACCAACTACTTCTCTGAGGACAATGTCACGTGGACACTCCACTCCACGTCCCCAGCCGAGGAGTTCTACAC GCGCCACATCCTGCAGATCCACCGGTCAAAGGGCCTCCAGGCCCTGGGCGGCATCAGCTGGCAGCTGGCTCTCTGCATCCTGCTCATCTTCACCGTGATTTACTTCAGCATCTGGAAAGGTGTCAAAAGCTCGGGCAAG GTGGTGTGGGTGACAGCCACGTTCCCATACATCATCCTGTCCATCCTATTGGTGAGGGGCGCCACtctcccaggagcctggagaggtGTTCTCTTCTACCTGAAGCccaactggcagaagctcctggagaCGGGg gtaTGGGTGGATGCCGCTGctcagatcttcttctctctcggCCCAGGCTTTGGGGTCCTGTTGGCTTTTGCAAGCTAcaacaaattcaacaacaactGCTATCA AGATGCCCTGGTTACCAGCGTGGTGAACTGCGGGACAAGTTTCGTGTCAGGATTCGTCATCTTCACGGTGCTGGGGTACATGGCAGAGATGAGGAATGAAGAGGTGTCTGAGGTGGCCAAAGATGCAG GCCCCAGTCTCCTCTTCATCACATACGCAGAAGCCATCGCCAACATGCCAGCATCTACTTTCTTCGCCATCatcttcttcctgatgttgatcaCTCTGGGCCTGGACAGCACG TTTGCAGGCCTGGAAGGGGTGATCACAGCAGTGCTGGATGAGTTCCCACACATCTGGGCCAAGCGCCGGGAGTGGTTTGTGCTCCTGGTGGTCGTTGTCTGCTTCTTCGGATCCCTGATGACGCTGACTTTT GGAGGGGCCTACGTGGTGAAGCTGCTGGAGGAGTACGCCACAGGGCCCGCGGTGCTCACCGTCGCACTCATCGAAGTAGTTGCTGTGTCCTGGTTCTACG GCATCAGTCAGTTCTGCAGTGacgtgaaggagatgctgggCTTCAGCCCCGGATGGTTCTGGAGAATCTGCTGGGTCGCCATCAGCCCTGTCTTTCTCTTG TTTATCATCGGCAGTTTTTTGATGAGTCCACCACAGCTACGACTTTTCCAGTATAATTATCCCCACTGGAGTATCATCCTGGGTTACTGCATAGGAACTTCATCTATCATCTGCATCCCCATGTATATCATTTACCGGCTGATTGTCACTCCAGGGACGTTTAAAGAG CGCATCATCAAAAGTATCACTCCAGAAACACCAACAGAAATTCCCTGTGGAGACATCCGCTTGAACGCCATGTAG